Below is a window of Neodiprion virginianus isolate iyNeoVirg1 chromosome 4, iyNeoVirg1.1, whole genome shotgun sequence DNA.
TATCTGATAGGTATACATTTACCGTTTTGGCAGTATGATATACCCGATAAAACTGTACAAACTGCCAAATCATTTAACTCTGATgcgaaagaaaatgaaaccgGCTGGGATAGGTTAAGAAACATGTACAGTCTCGAGTATGTACTTGTTTTATTAATAGTAGACCTTCGTTATCCCGCTTGTTACAATCAACGCACGACACTTTCATGTGTCATTCTCGAAActaattttttcccttttcaaATCGTTCTACCCTCTGTTGCCTTCAATTTGTTCTTTGTTCCTTCCTTGACATCCGCACATCGAATTGTCTTCTATCTTGTCAATCCATTAAATAATGCAGCCGTTTACGTTACAGCGAGTATGGAAACCGAAGTCCTGAAATGCACTTCGCTGTACAAGCAACATTTTTTGGAACGTTTGTTGGACTCGTATATGGAGGCTCACTGAATTCACGTATGgcgtatataaatttcatgGAGAGAAATCAGGCGACAGCATTCACAAACATATTCGAggcgaaaagaaaattgcaagATACTGTTACAATCAGTTTTGCCAAGGGTGCTTATCACTGGGCATGGAGAATCGCCTTTTTCACTGGCTCTTATGTGTGAGAATCTTACGCTAAAATTTCACGCAGCAAGCTAATCTAGtatcttaaaaattttgagtttcaGATTTAGCCAACTACAGTCGTCCTAAAAGTCTGTTAAAATTGTAGATTACTGACAACGTCGATCGCAGTTTATCGTGGCAAGTCATCTTTTTTAGAATATGTAACTGCGGGTACTATAACTGGAGCGATGTATAAAACAATGTTGGGTCCGAGAGCAATGCTTGTTGGCGGAGCTGTGGGAGGAGTTTTCGGCGGTGTAGCTGGTGCATTGTCTTTAGCATTGTTAAAAATAAGTGGTACGACGATGGAGGAAATCCGATACTGGCAATACAATTGGAAGAAGAGCAGAGACAAGTGAGAGACGGTCACTGATTTGAACGTGCCGTTatcatttttcaagtatttttagCTCACGTACACTGTGTATGAATAGGTCGTTCTAATTAAAGTATTTTCTCTCATTACAGGCGTATTCAGGATTCTAAAAGTCACGTTATCCAGCAGCCAACAGACATGGAAATGTTGCATGACAAAAAAGTGGAAAGTCTAGAGGTGCAAGAGCAAGAGGTTAAGAATAATAAAGCATAGTCACTCAATTTAGGTAGGTCTATTTCCATTGGTCTTGTAGATATTAGACTTTATTCGTtgttatacataattataatttattttaaattgttCAGAGaacaattataatttaattaataatttctaataataatatgtggttttttctgtttctttaaagtacattatatgtatataactcATGCAGACTTAATTCACTAGTACCTAAGGCAACGGCACATTTTTATGATCGCTAAAATTGTATATGAGTACGTTTAAGAAAATGGGTGTCGATCATGTGCGAATTATATTTCTTTacgttattttcaacattagTTACACCTGTCTAACCcaatacttgaaaaatttgttatattataaCATGTTAAATTCTCAATCCTTCAAGTTGATGCAATTTCCTGCAAGTGATTAAATTATGATACCTTGGATaacacaatttttatataatgattataaaaatcgCTAATCTTATTCTCTATCACTGCAATAAACTATATACCGATTGTGCCAATAAAATACATAATCAAATTTGAGCAatcgctgaaaaatgtctacTGATCCCTCtaatcgaataatttgaatgtaaaattctGATCTACAGCAGCATGCATGTTCacaatgaaacgaaaatattcTCGATAGAACACTGGTCATAATTCGCAAACATTGAGAGATATTCCtaattcgatattttataAGCCCTATTCTGCAGGCAAGTATTAATACTGAAAATTTCCATGCTCAATACTAAACATAAGTTCTGATGGAAATTCGAAGCAGCTGTTTATTGCATAGTTTTGAAGTTAGCAAAGTCGTTGCCGTGTATGCAATAAATACTACATATGCTCACAGAATAGGCCTGATAATCAACGACATATACGATATGCAAATTAGAaatgtatagaaaaaaaaagtttttctctaGTCAACTTAATTCGATCAATATTTCATTGTACACTATGAAACGAAAACCGAATTTTCCCATTTGGATGAATAATAAACGAGAAATGTACTAGAAGTGAATAAAAGCACTGAATTTGACAGTCAAAATTAAGCAAAGAGTAATGTTGCGGAATAAATAGTAATAAAGCGTTGGGCAGTTTACTAAAATCTTACAGCCTGCTTGACTTTGTTATTGTCCTAATTGTATAATTCATCAGAGTTTTATATTAAGTTTCTTGTTCTGCAGTTTCTGGAGTTTGAATCTTGGTCAAACGTTTAGCACCTCTGTTTGGCGGACCTTTGGGTTTGGCAAACTTAGGTCGGTGCAAATTGACTTTCGGATGTAATTCCTCTTGCAAAAATTCCATGGTTAGTTCCTTTCCATCATCAATCTCAAGCTACagaccgaaaaattttgcataaacagaattaaatttctacaattttcagTAACAAGAAATAGAGATACTTGGACGTTTCAAGCTCAAATTATCATCCAAATGTTACGATtggatataaataatttacaataaaaaatcagGGTATTCCAATGTCAGGCCTATACTGTAAgcttataaaatataattactaaATATTAAACGCTATTACGTACCCGTACGATGATGTTATCACCCTGGTATTCATTCCCAcctattgaattttatttgtctattttcatttataatataagtatatagcaaaacaaaattattgaaagaACTGTGGATTACAGTAAGATATTGACAAAAGCAggaaatattctttttaaattgtataattgtgtttattattcataatatatttaatattggCAAgaatatacaatttatttgttCATAAGAAGGAACCTATAAtgtttttaacaaaattttctttataaataatcaatcaatACAATGAACGCATATTACAGAATAGGCCTGGCCTGGAACAGTGGTACTTATAAACATAATTTGCGCCTGGGCGAACGTGTGCGTCTCCCCCTTATGCATATATCGGAacacaatttgaaattttgagcGTCGTATAGAAAACCATTGGGCccgaaaaaattttagtataGTTCTATCATACAAAACTTAGATGATCACGATTTTTCCACAAAAACAGCCCATGTAAATTTGTGATATGAATAATACCGTAAATCGTTTCtgttattcatatttatatggTTTACTATtcagatagaaaaaaaatatgcaggaAATATCATATTCGGAAATTCGATGAATTCAATCAATCGCCATTGTATTTCTACATTGAGCGTTGAGACATATACTTGCAAAAAGTTATTTCAACAGTGGCGGGGGatctggggggggggggggggcaattTCTCAAGATAGTTTGTGACTACGATAGGATTacgaattcacaattattttttctatcaaaggtagataaaaatgcaaaaaaagtGACCACGTAAATTTGCATACTTTCAATTTCGtgtttctcttcttttttaacAAGTCCCAGATCATAAGTTAAAATCCAAAGATTTCTAAAACGCTTATAAAAAGCTACAAGAGTTAAAAAATACACGTCACGAAAAATATAATGCCTCTCGAATATCATCATCTTGTTGTTGCCTATCTGACAACTCTCCCACTCTGTATAACTGTGTAAATTTTGATCAATATTATGCTAActttatacatagatataacAATTTTGGCAAATTCGAATCACGATTGATCAGTTTCGCTGATTGTATCGTTAATCATAGAACATCTAATCTCCAATTTCGTTTTATATTCCTTTGATATCATGTCTGGGGAAATATTTATCGTGTAGTAATGTATACTTGTAtcagtgataaaaaaaagctttGTGCAACAAGATTGGGCAATGATTCTTACAGGCAATGATACAGATATATCACTCTTAACCATTGGACATCAACCCAAAGTGCTTGGAAAGTCAAGAGATAAGATGTATCTATTAATATCGTGTAAGTAATAAGAAATGATTCTTCGATAGTAACTCAAGATTTCCAAGAAACATACGATTTTaaactgtatttaaatcagCTGCGTCAATATTTTGCATAGCAATAAATACATTCAGTAGATATTCGtatttagtttaaaaaaaaaattggtaaaaattgttGGGTAAGGAAATAAGAATCGAGTCATCTGATTTCGTTTGGTAAAAACAAGATAGGTACATCAAATCCATTATTTCTCGGCTCTAATAttagatttttcgaaaatctcaaccgctaaaaaaataatccatgATGTTTGATccaaattttagaaaattaaattaccGTTCAAAAACAACATAGTTATTCATAAAATGGCTTTGtcgatttaaagaaaaaatccaaattaAATAAGATACGAATGTTTGAgatagaattttgaaacaatcaGTTGATTCGCATCATAAGGATTGTTTGGTTCTTACTCTGCACTCAAGGCTCACAGATATACAGCAAGTGGGATGTGCTGCGTTCAGTCTTACGtcgtatatatatttgtgaattttaatatgtcatattatttatatataatataatagtatagagtataatatatataacgcaatatgtatatatatatataatatatattatatacatatatattgttatCGTCACTATTAAAATGCAAATAACTCGATAATGTGGAATGAATATAGCTCAACTCTGACGTTAAACAATAACATTTgcacattttttatcatttgtcAACACAATGTTATCATTAGAATATGCAGAGCAGTCAGGTTAGTGGCGTTAGCTAGCTAGAGCACATGGAATTCTTTCCTAACTCTCTAATAATCACATTCAGCTATATGTGGCTTGCTGAAAATACTAAATTATAACAATACCGTCCTACACCGCTTAAGTTCTATTTAGTGTCGACATTGACGTTTGGAATTAAGGCCCTTAAGTTTCATCTAAAGACATTAATAGACAACTTATATGTACGTATCACTTGATTTGAGACTAGGAACTAATTTGAGAcaaggtatattatatactggGTTTTTATACATTAAACAACTATGTGCGAGTAATTGCTTTGTTgcttttctttctcattgttACGTGTTAAAACTCGCAAACGGCAAAGATCGCGACAGATCTATCAGTTTCAACCATTCTGAATTAATTTGAGTAATCAATAAACGTATTCGTTAGTGCAAGCTACCTGAGAaataaactttattttatttatcatcactataatataatatttttattgattaaatattttttatatatagtTTTTTGATTCTGGTTATGTATGCACGACTTTTCCAATAAGGTAAAAATCCTCCAGTTAATGCATTAACTCAAATCTGGCACGTgacaatttcattattattatattcaataAACCTAAGGGCTAAAATTCGGCAAGTGACAAAGCGCCAAGCTGCTATCGAGTCTACAATGCGACTTCATATGTAAAGTGTATTAACATTAATATATAGGTACGAAAATAATGTActagtaaaatatttttgatgcgAACTTGTCATAAAAACCCAGCAGTAAGGGCCTATTTTCCAAACTGTTTGAGACGTATAATTTGTTGCGATGAAAGTTGATAATAATCTCTCTccaaaaaacaaacgaataaaaaaatgatacatcATACTCGTTCAAAACAAATCTAAATAGTTATTAGATATATTTTCTGTACGtaatattcttttctttttttttttttctctctctgtacCAGAGATATATAGTATATACGAATTACTTAGACAAGAATTTGGCTTACCAATTTTGGTAttagaatttagaaaaatacaCCATTTGGTCTACTCTAATTTACTAAATAGATGCATGTTATCACTTTGAACAACTAATTCTAATAATCCAGAGATGTTGGTATCAGTAAATGCGTTTACTTTTagaatgttttcaaatttcaattcaatctaCACAATAAcatgtagaaaattttataaaaacaatatttcctAACttggaaaatcaaaatttgtgGTGTAATCAGCATGCGTTGTTCTTGTGATTGTTGTTATTCCTAACAAATTTGAGGTTGACGTAGTTTATCGATAATAGTTTTAACTGCAAATTTAATGTTTCCAAGTGGAAATCATATCACCTCCCTTTGCAATGTCAGAACCGTTTTTGAAGCAGCAAATATTAATTGGAGAACCTGTTAACTCAAGACGCACGAGCGTTTTGGTTTAGATTTTTTATCAGGTATAGTTTGTGGAGGGGCAGAAGGTGTTGACGGAGTGGCAGGAGTTGTTGCTGCAGTTTCTTTTATGGTAGGAGGATCTTCCAACATGTCCGCTAACTCTTCGCCGCTATTTACTTCCAACTGTGATTCGTTATATACAAATATCCAatcaatttcaacgatttctccttttaaattttcatatatttgCATAACTAAGTAGAGTCGGCACAAACTAATTTCTCtgagtccaataaattcccTGCACTGTCACAGtttaaatgaatttcattacttTCCAATAATTAATTCTAAAATTTACGCGTTATCCGTTATGTGATCACAAGCAAGTGTGAAAATTAGTAAGCAAGCCCACTTttggaaaatggaaattgCTGCTATACTTTTCTCAATGGTACTTTATAAGtttgtatatgtattttacaaattacacaaCTCTAAACAATGTAATGCCAACATCTGGCTAATGTGTAatttgcacaattttttcctgttgatttcctttcattttttacaaaagtGTGCAACAGTGGTCTCTTTTTCAGATTATCTGTTCTGTACAAAAGCTGGAgattattgaaattcaatttccagGAATTTCAGTCACCCAAGATAAAAATACATGTTCTCGTCGAGCATTGCCCTGTTATATACCCACAAAGCTGCGACCCTGAAAGCGTTTGAATAGAGTAACTTAATTTGGCTCACCTTTTTGATTATGTTGACTCCCAACGATTGAATAAGATCTAGAAGGGGTCCCTTGCACGAAGAGTACAGCATTCGTTCTTTGATGCTGCAACTGTACCCGGGCATGCTGTATATGAAAACTGGAAGATATAAAGTACAaggttgtaaaaaaaaaactgttattgCAGAAATACAGTGTAAATGATCAGCTTTCATCAAGTAATACCAAACACGTGAGCCAATAGTTCATAAAGGGCAGAATGCATACCGATATTCTCCATGTAATCACCCTCGTGAGTGTGTTTGAAGTTGTATAAATGATATCTGGCAGAATCAGCTGGCACTTTAGTTGGCAGTTTATCTAATGAGACATCACAGGCCATGACCAAATGTATCTTCTCCTCTTCTAGGTCGATTTTCAGCTGAACATACTCGGTAATTCCTTTACCAATGTCGTTAATGGCCTGCTTGGCTTCTTCCGTAACAGGAAAAGCGACACCGCTCAAAGTCTGCTGTCTTGTTTCAACACTGTAATCAGTGTGTACAGAGGTTTTCTTGATCTCAGCCAGCTCCTCTTCAGCTGTTGTCAGGGGCGCGGGAGCAGCGTCGTTCCTTTTGTGCTTATGGTATCCTTCTAGCGTAATGTCCTCAGGGACTGTGCCATGCAATTCTTCCTTGAAGGAAGCCGTTCCAAATTCCTGCTTGAGCGTAGCCTTCGTTGAGGCGTAAAGCATCTTTTGCCTTATAGACGCAGTGTCGGGTGACCAAGAAATGAACAACCAGTCATAGCCGGAGTCAGGCGATTTTGTATCAAGCCGATAAAGGATGTAGGTTGGCTGGTTTTCGACAATCAACGGTTTTATCAGCTTGTCGTAGTCGTCCTGCCATTTCCCGACAGCCTTGGAAGAAAAGGCAGGTACCAACTCctctgaaattattatttgatgaTTAAACTTGATCAAGTTTTGAGTAATATAGTATGCCCAGGTGCCTGGTTAAACCCTGAGTTAGATTGGCTCGTTTGGCAGCAGGAATCATATGTAGACTCAGCTCGTAATTACCAATTAGTCTACTGTCAAATGTGAATGACAGCAAGAGGGAGAGAAATAATGAGTGTGTGTTAAAAATTGGTTGGCTGAGGTGATGCAGCAACTAGCAtgaacattttatttatagaaCTTTTACGAGTTTCTCGTTATGTTGTCTATACGGGAAGCATTAAATTTCGCGATAAGCGTCGCGTACCGGGAATCGTGGTAATAAAAACGAGCTACAAGGTATCATACAAGTCCATTACAAGTGTAAAAAACAATTACAAGGTTTCCTCACCGTTTTCGATGGAAACTTTGAGCACGCGTATCTTTCCATCTCGGCATTTGGCAAATAATTTCTTGAGCGCTTCGTtggctggaaaaaaaaaagaggacgAACGTAAATCACTAATTAGATAGAaagagaaggaaggaagaagaaaaaacggagGCGAGAGCGACCTGTTTTGaggttataaaaaattgcTCGTAATCTTTCGAAAAACGATTTCAAACGCAAATATCGTTCGATCGCATAGCTCCACCTCGTTTTTTCCTCATACCTCATTCATCGTTACCTTTGATTCCCGTTTGATGTGACATTATTTGCCTGATGAAGGTATCTTTCACCTACCGCGGAACCAGTCGaactattattttttcccacccACTTCAGACGGCTGTTCTTCACAGTACTTCAGACCGCTTCGGACGACCACCTATGCCTACAGCCTCTGCGTAAGTCGTTCGCGCAATGCCAAGGACAGCCTCTGATTGGCCACGCAAGTTCATATAGATACGGCTCGCTTTGCGCAGCCAATTAGAAGCCTCGTCAATCTCGCATCCCGCAATGTCATTCCGTAACAAAAGATGATAGctgtcaaaaaataatatgcgGTTCTTTCGAATACAATGCAATTCCTCAAGAACGAGGAAGTTTGCCCGCCTTATTGATCGTCGCCAAAGATTACGTTGTGATCTTATTCCCCCGAAATTTACGGAGCTACGTACATACTAATATATACGACAAAAAAATCTCTGAGCCAAGCGTAATTTTCATCttaattatattacacatatagTGCGGTCAACCACATTTATAACGAAGGACTCGTATGTTCAACGAGGGTAAATGTAATTTTAGGCTTAATTGCTAAAGTCAGTTACGGAATCTGATCAATGGTTGGTCACTTCAAGGGCGTGATCTGTACGATTGTTGTTTCATGCAACACGATGATGCGTGACCGTTGCATAACTCGATGGAATAACGCTGATTAAACACATTTACAACACATTGCATGGAAAACTAGGGTAGATTTAAATCTGCTGTAACAGCGTACCGATACAGgatataatcattttttgaagaaacgaaCTCGTCAGTGTTTCAATAACATGTTTATCTGTGCAAAGTAAGAGCGATAATTCGTTATCTTTCGCTATCAAATGAGTAAATAAACGAAAGACCTAATGTAAACAATTACAATGGCTTCCTACGTATTCGATGGTAGTTTTCGAATTTCCCGCCCGTAGAGCAGCGCCACTCTGGTTCACGGTTCCGCGTTCCCTACTTCAATTCCAAAATTAGTAAATAAAGATGGTGGCAAAGTTTGAGCCGTGTGGCGTATCGCTGCTCGGAAAATGTCTGATAAAATGaggtggaaaataaaaaccggAGTGATATCgtcgataaataaaaacgaaacaagGACCCAGTGTTAGGGGTGTTAGAAAGGACACCAGCCGACGTGTAAATAGTGTGTTTATCTTTTATTtcgatatatatttatataccacGATACACATACAggcatatacgtatatattatcttttcttttctacaaTTTATGTAAGGCCGAGTAACCGGAGAGGAACTGCAACAAAAAGAGGATAATTTTTCTCCAGAGTTCAGAGCaaggtataaattttattctatttatagTAACTCCTCGAGAGCCTTTCGACTTTAACTCCGAGTTTCGTCCGCTCTAACTCAGTCTCAACATACACATAACTATACCTAAAGTTACGCGAAGTATCCCCTAAGGTGCGATGAATAGTACTGGGTAAATAAAAGAAGGCGATAATATATCTATCGTGAATGAGAGAGAATAGGAAGCTTGTGTGTATACGCAAGAAGAAATCGCGGCGTGGTTAAGTGGGCGTTTTCGATTGcccaataataattattctctCTGGTTCAAGAAAGGCAATACCCGTATACCTATTCGATCAC
It encodes the following:
- the LOC124302473 gene encoding RPII140-upstream gene protein isoform X2 yields the protein MSTESLEETEYGNRSPEMHFAVQATFFGTFVGLVYGGSLNSRMAYINFMERNQATAFTNIFEAKRKLQDTVTISFAKGAYHWAWRIAFFTGSYVLLTTSIAVYRGKSSFLEYVTAGTITGAMYKTMLGPRAMLVGGAVGGVFGGVAGALSLALLKISGTTMEEIRYWQYNWKKSRDKRIQDSKSHVIQQPTDMEMLHDKKVESLEVQEQEVKNNKA
- the LOC124302468 gene encoding twinfilin isoform X2, with protein sequence MSHQTGIKANEALKKLFAKCRDGKIRVLKVSIENEELVPAFSSKAVGKWQDDYDKLIKPLIVENQPTYILYRLDTKSPDSGYDWLFISWSPDTASIRQKMLYASTKATLKQEFGTASFKEELHGTVPEDITLEGYHKHKRNDAAPAPLTTAEEELAEIKKTSVHTDYSVETRQQTLSGVAFPVTEEAKQAINDIGKGITEYVQLKIDLEEEKIHLVMACDVSLDKLPTKVPADSARYHLYNFKHTHEGDYMENIVFIYSMPGYSCSIKERMLYSSCKGPLLDLIQSLGVNIIKKLEVNSGEELADMLEDPPTIKETAATTPATPSTPSAPPQTIPDKKSKPKRSCVLS
- the LOC124302473 gene encoding RPII140-upstream gene protein isoform X1, with the protein product MLNVAGRRIPYLIGIHLPFWQYDIPDKTVQTAKSFNSDAKENETGWDRLRNMYSLDEYGNRSPEMHFAVQATFFGTFVGLVYGGSLNSRMAYINFMERNQATAFTNIFEAKRKLQDTVTISFAKGAYHWAWRIAFFTGSYVLLTTSIAVYRGKSSFLEYVTAGTITGAMYKTMLGPRAMLVGGAVGGVFGGVAGALSLALLKISGTTMEEIRYWQYNWKKSRDKRIQDSKSHVIQQPTDMEMLHDKKVESLEVQEQEVKNNKA
- the LOC124302473 gene encoding RPII140-upstream gene protein isoform X3, which gives rise to MHFAVQATFFGTFVGLVYGGSLNSRMAYINFMERNQATAFTNIFEAKRKLQDTVTISFAKGAYHWAWRIAFFTGSYVLLTTSIAVYRGKSSFLEYVTAGTITGAMYKTMLGPRAMLVGGAVGGVFGGVAGALSLALLKISGTTMEEIRYWQYNWKKSRDKRIQDSKSHVIQQPTDMEMLHDKKVESLEVQEQEVKNNKA
- the LOC124302468 gene encoding twinfilin isoform X1; this translates as MSHQTGIKANEALKKLFAKCRDGKIRVLKVSIENEELVPAFSSKAVGKWQDDYDKLIKPLIVENQPTYILYRLDTKSPDSGYDWLFISWSPDTASIRQKMLYASTKATLKQEFGTASFKEELHGTVPEDITLEGYHKHKRNDAAPAPLTTAEEELAEIKKTSVHTDYSVETRQQTLSGVAFPVTEEAKQAINDIGKGITEYVQLKIDLEEEKIHLVMACDVSLDKLPTKVPADSARYHLYNFKHTHEGDYMENIVFIYSMPGYSCSIKERMLYSSCKGPLLDLIQSLGVNIIKKLEIDDGKELTMEFLQEELHPKVNLHRPKFAKPKGPPNRGAKRLTKIQTPETAEQET